Proteins co-encoded in one Bacillus sp. FSL H8-0547 genomic window:
- a CDS encoding tetratricopeptide repeat protein — translation MNLSYIEEMLEKQEYKAAVSHFSEAYQEMAAKNSLTAFKSFIRCGSNEKEMKELLIAAEESLMDQLSSIMIRDMYRTAPSPQTAIWYSEQLADEHKLIEAEELLVQVEKQELTEELREKLSFSMATVLMQMRRLGAAYEYMKKCEALAKDGMNTRWGYYYLQSGDWDKAVSLLEAGKKDKKDGVIARLLLVQHDALQGEAVRAQRELDEAIALYPDYPKLLIEKIRLCSKQKKWKEMRETIQRLNELTPYHDYKKMTEYYTAESHYGEEDFDVLVSYLNKHSHFKEKSYFKHFKKEGSFKKKNTAYKPVVQKYNYCVPACAEMVFSMYGKTVKQDEIAESIFAVNGSKLSKMIAYFKEKEFRCTYFFGNEEVFKELLDRDIAIMVNIDYPTASHVQLIVGYDDRLQVFHVQDPNNRYTHELMYQDLQREFGNNGALSLAISPMGHSNLSGLLPDHVHEMSEKLFTLTEIFHKELSREDQDFLKENIGHMAVSAYIMKYLPGVVDEEILSAAAEVISKHKEQAEYHSLTAAMAYYSAKNNEQAESYLNSTKSRHYPGVYWLTKGRISYGSGQYDEAYSAFKEALKKEPEDHVLWTYLSMAAFSRNQSAEALRLSEIAMDINSLDLFTIVNHCLLLLEADRPEEARGLLHECLRENKDDGYVWLQRAKCDLALGKYRAALRGFRTAAALDPAEAEAFIELADLYDSVFKDEEKALGALDQGIQTADDKTELLHAAGVIRENREEYQQARELYSMAAALDEKDAFSRIALAALYKEEGDTARFFKEIQSHYEAFQHDSEFLFNAGKRMFAASSEMDESEAFEELALSYMEKAISFADENVEEAMEIYTGMIAETPHYRRGLAFYERLKGKVSESAILAYSGYLHEQQGSIVKARKLYRQAAEICDEKVFTYYRLGEVALKLEEYTEAERHYKKVLELDPKHEQAMLDLASVANRREDKTAEKDYLLSAFHVDPYCISADVLLDLMETKAEAESFKQDLLKLEGTVEEAFLHHSLSHVYAKLGDAEKEEQHLMQALELDPDQLQVQHHYAAFLIRRGKAKEAKALLYKLIHDHPGTRKLYDTLIDLMIETKTIQKLEGELKKWKVSNEEKSIIFMHAALSYERHLNAMQEAFEDAEKQRGWLKRITGFSKASLKLGLLIHLYEEAVKLDRENGTAVNWFADCYLQLGLNEDAIKVLQQSLRHSFEPAAAYKLAGLLVQEAAAAGEKKAVRYLSEACGLLEALIEDEEDADYYSLLGIALLEFGDFEEAEGAFKRALEIDPEVEKGHFHLARLYTEDEKYRQAEAHIRQAMDVSPDDHDNYNQLGLIYRHQFKLKEALEAVEAAIALEPEDLLCLYNRACYLASMKRFKEAAEQLEALYELDEDFIFTEMAEEDEDLDPLKEAGYFPVNKAAGR, via the coding sequence ATGAATCTATCATACATAGAGGAAATGCTTGAAAAGCAAGAATACAAGGCGGCAGTTTCTCACTTTTCAGAGGCGTATCAGGAAATGGCAGCGAAAAATAGTCTGACAGCTTTCAAATCTTTTATCCGCTGCGGCAGCAATGAAAAGGAAATGAAGGAATTGCTGATTGCAGCAGAGGAAAGCCTGATGGATCAGCTGAGCTCCATTATGATTCGGGATATGTACCGGACGGCTCCTTCTCCGCAGACGGCCATCTGGTACAGCGAACAGCTTGCGGATGAACACAAGCTGATTGAGGCAGAAGAGCTGCTTGTTCAGGTTGAGAAACAGGAGCTGACAGAGGAACTGAGAGAAAAGCTCTCTTTTTCCATGGCGACAGTTCTCATGCAGATGAGAAGGCTTGGGGCAGCCTATGAGTATATGAAAAAATGTGAAGCGCTGGCGAAGGACGGCATGAATACAAGGTGGGGCTATTACTACCTACAAAGCGGTGACTGGGACAAGGCTGTTTCCCTTCTTGAAGCGGGGAAGAAGGATAAGAAAGACGGTGTGATTGCCCGTTTGCTTCTCGTTCAGCATGATGCTCTTCAAGGGGAGGCTGTACGTGCACAGCGTGAGCTTGACGAAGCGATTGCCCTGTACCCCGATTACCCAAAACTTCTTATTGAAAAAATCAGGCTTTGTTCAAAGCAAAAGAAGTGGAAAGAGATGCGGGAGACAATTCAGCGGCTGAATGAGCTTACCCCATACCACGATTACAAGAAAATGACCGAATACTACACGGCCGAATCCCATTACGGGGAAGAAGATTTTGATGTTCTTGTATCTTACTTAAACAAACACAGCCATTTTAAAGAGAAGTCCTATTTTAAGCATTTTAAAAAAGAAGGCAGCTTTAAAAAGAAAAATACCGCTTATAAACCGGTCGTGCAGAAGTACAACTATTGTGTTCCTGCCTGTGCAGAGATGGTTTTCAGCATGTACGGGAAAACCGTAAAACAGGATGAGATTGCCGAATCCATTTTTGCCGTAAACGGATCAAAGCTTTCTAAGATGATTGCTTATTTTAAAGAAAAAGAATTCCGGTGCACGTATTTTTTTGGAAACGAAGAGGTATTTAAAGAGCTGCTTGACCGTGATATAGCCATTATGGTTAATATTGATTACCCTACGGCGTCCCATGTTCAATTGATTGTCGGGTATGATGACAGACTTCAGGTTTTTCACGTGCAGGACCCAAACAACAGATATACGCACGAGCTGATGTATCAAGATCTGCAGCGCGAATTTGGAAACAATGGTGCGTTATCGCTTGCCATTTCTCCAATGGGACACTCAAACCTGTCCGGCCTTCTGCCTGATCACGTACATGAGATGTCTGAAAAACTTTTCACTTTGACCGAAATTTTTCATAAGGAACTCAGCCGTGAAGATCAGGATTTCCTGAAAGAGAATATCGGGCACATGGCCGTGTCCGCCTATATCATGAAATACTTGCCGGGTGTTGTGGATGAAGAAATCTTAAGCGCAGCTGCAGAAGTCATTTCAAAGCATAAAGAACAGGCGGAATACCACAGTCTTACAGCCGCTATGGCCTATTACAGCGCAAAAAACAATGAACAGGCAGAAAGCTATTTGAACAGCACCAAGTCCCGCCATTATCCGGGGGTCTATTGGTTGACAAAAGGCAGAATCAGCTACGGTTCCGGGCAGTACGATGAAGCCTATTCGGCTTTTAAAGAAGCCCTGAAAAAAGAGCCTGAAGACCACGTGTTATGGACCTACCTGTCGATGGCAGCATTCAGCAGAAACCAGTCGGCAGAAGCGCTCAGGCTTTCTGAAATTGCAATGGATATTAACAGCCTGGATCTTTTCACAATCGTCAATCATTGCCTCCTTCTGCTTGAAGCAGACCGGCCGGAGGAGGCTAGAGGCCTGCTTCACGAATGCCTGAGGGAAAACAAAGATGACGGGTACGTCTGGCTTCAAAGGGCGAAATGCGACTTGGCCCTCGGCAAATACCGGGCGGCACTCCGCGGATTCCGGACCGCTGCTGCCCTTGATCCGGCTGAAGCAGAAGCATTTATTGAACTTGCGGACCTCTATGATTCCGTTTTTAAGGATGAGGAGAAGGCTCTAGGCGCTCTTGATCAGGGAATTCAAACAGCAGATGACAAGACAGAGCTTCTTCATGCAGCGGGCGTTATTCGGGAGAATCGAGAAGAGTATCAGCAGGCCAGGGAACTTTACAGCATGGCGGCTGCCCTTGATGAAAAGGACGCATTTTCACGGATTGCTCTGGCTGCTCTTTACAAAGAAGAAGGGGATACAGCCCGCTTCTTTAAAGAAATTCAGTCGCATTATGAAGCATTTCAGCATGACAGCGAGTTTCTCTTTAACGCCGGGAAACGGATGTTTGCTGCAAGCAGCGAAATGGATGAAAGCGAGGCTTTCGAAGAACTTGCTTTGTCCTATATGGAAAAAGCAATCTCCTTTGCTGACGAAAATGTGGAAGAGGCAATGGAAATCTATACGGGCATGATTGCTGAAACACCGCATTACCGGAGAGGCCTTGCGTTTTATGAACGTTTAAAAGGGAAAGTAAGCGAATCGGCCATTTTAGCCTATTCGGGCTATCTTCATGAACAGCAGGGCTCAATTGTTAAAGCAAGAAAATTATACCGGCAGGCTGCTGAAATCTGCGATGAAAAAGTTTTCACGTATTACCGGCTTGGCGAGGTTGCCTTAAAGCTTGAAGAGTACACGGAGGCGGAGCGTCATTATAAAAAAGTTCTCGAGCTGGATCCGAAACATGAACAGGCGATGCTCGACCTTGCATCAGTTGCAAACCGCAGAGAAGATAAGACTGCAGAAAAAGACTATCTCCTGTCCGCTTTCCATGTTGATCCTTACTGTATTTCAGCAGATGTTCTGCTGGATTTAATGGAAACAAAAGCAGAAGCAGAGTCCTTTAAACAGGACCTATTGAAGCTTGAAGGAACAGTGGAAGAGGCATTCCTTCACCATTCTCTCTCACATGTCTATGCAAAACTCGGCGATGCTGAGAAAGAGGAACAGCACCTCATGCAGGCTCTTGAACTTGATCCGGACCAATTGCAGGTGCAGCATCATTATGCAGCATTCCTTATCAGGCGCGGGAAAGCAAAAGAGGCAAAAGCTCTCCTGTACAAGCTGATCCATGATCATCCGGGTACAAGGAAGCTTTATGACACACTGATTGATTTGATGATTGAAACAAAGACGATACAAAAGCTTGAAGGAGAACTGAAAAAATGGAAGGTTTCTAATGAAGAAAAAAGCATCATTTTTATGCATGCGGCTCTTTCTTATGAAAGACACTTAAACGCTATGCAGGAAGCGTTCGAAGATGCTGAAAAGCAAAGGGGCTGGCTGAAGCGGATTACAGGTTTCTCAAAAGCGAGTTTAAAGCTTGGGCTTCTTATCCATTTATACGAAGAGGCAGTAAAACTGGACAGGGAGAACGGGACAGCGGTCAATTGGTTTGCTGATTGTTACCTCCAGCTTGGACTTAACGAGGATGCCATTAAAGTGCTGCAGCAATCACTGCGCCATTCATTTGAACCTGCCGCAGCCTATAAACTTGCAGGCCTTCTTGTTCAAGAAGCGGCTGCTGCAGGCGAAAAGAAAGCAGTCCGCTACCTGTCAGAAGCATGCGGTCTACTTGAAGCACTGATTGAGGACGAGGAAGATGCAGACTATTACAGTCTTCTTGGCATCGCCCTGCTTGAATTCGGAGACTTTGAAGAGGCAGAAGGTGCGTTTAAACGGGCTTTGGAAATTGATCCGGAAGTGGAAAAGGGACATTTCCATCTGGCAAGACTCTATACAGAAGATGAAAAATACCGGCAGGCGGAAGCTCACATCAGGCAGGCGATGGATGTCAGCCCTGACGACCACGACAATTACAATCAGCTTGGCCTCATATACAGACATCAATTCAAGTTGAAAGAAGCACTTGAAGCTGTTGAAGCGGCAATTGCACTTGAGCCTGAGGATCTTCTCTGTCTTTATAACAGAGCCTGCTATCTTGCCTCAATGAAACGGTTTAAAGAAGCCGCAGAACAGCTTGAGGCCCTGTATGAACTTGATGAAGACTTCATCTTCACGGAAATGGCCGAAGAGGATGAAGACCTCGATCCGCTGAAAGAAGCGGGATACTTCCCGGTGAATAAAGCAGCCGGCAGATAA
- a CDS encoding nucleoside hydrolase: MKKLLLFADPGIDDSLAIIYALLHPDIKLLGIVTSFGNVSKQQATENTAYLLKLAGREDIPVIEGATFPLSGELSVYYPEIHGAEGLGPIRPPKGIRVNLKRFSHVFELIEKHPDLTIADIGRPTSLAHAFNLNLERLQQVNDIFSMGGAFFVPGNVTALAEANYHGDPVAANVVLNYAKSVHIAPLNVTDRAIVTRETAAYIDSISKNPFKALIPSVTNYYSDAYAKLRPHQNGPSIHDAFAIYFMMNQEKIYSVKKTVSVCVLGDARGMSFADFRNHLTPPGAKHTIALNFNYQDFLTDFIKVMASEIN, translated from the coding sequence TGCTGTTTGCCGACCCCGGCATTGATGACTCGCTTGCGATTATTTATGCTTTGCTGCACCCTGACATAAAACTGCTTGGAATTGTCACAAGTTTCGGCAATGTCTCAAAGCAGCAGGCAACAGAGAATACTGCCTATCTGCTGAAACTTGCAGGGAGAGAAGATATCCCGGTCATTGAAGGGGCTACCTTCCCGTTAAGCGGTGAATTGTCTGTCTACTATCCGGAAATACACGGCGCGGAAGGACTCGGGCCAATCAGGCCTCCAAAAGGAATCAGGGTGAATCTAAAAAGGTTTTCCCATGTATTTGAACTGATTGAAAAACACCCTGATCTGACGATTGCCGATATCGGCAGGCCCACATCGCTTGCCCATGCCTTCAATTTAAACCTTGAAAGGCTGCAGCAGGTGAACGATATATTCAGCATGGGCGGCGCCTTTTTTGTGCCCGGAAACGTCACGGCGCTTGCTGAAGCAAATTACCACGGGGATCCTGTCGCCGCAAATGTTGTCCTTAACTATGCAAAAAGTGTCCATATCGCGCCCCTCAATGTGACGGACCGGGCCATCGTAACGAGAGAGACTGCCGCGTACATCGATTCCATTTCAAAAAATCCGTTTAAAGCATTGATTCCGTCTGTAACGAATTATTATTCAGACGCTTATGCGAAGCTTAGGCCGCACCAGAATGGTCCATCGATCCACGACGCCTTTGCCATCTACTTTATGATGAATCAGGAAAAAATTTATTCTGTCAAAAAAACCGTTTCTGTTTGTGTTTTGGGAGATGCAAGAGGAATGAGCTTTGCCGATTTCCGTAATCACCTCACCCCGCCTGGCGCGAAACATACCATTGCACTGAATTTTAACTATCAGGATTTTCTGACTGATTTCATCAAAGTCATGGCATCCGAAATCAACTGA